ATATGGGCTGTATCATGGCTGTAGGTGTGGCCGTGGCCAATGCCATCCTGTTTGTGACGCAGGCAGAAAAATATAGAAGTGAAAAATTACAGGAGCCCTATTTGCAGGGAATTAAAGACCGGATAAGACCTATCCTGATGACCAGCTTAGCGATGATTGCCGGAATGGTGCCAATGGCCTTAGGCTTAGGCGAGGGGGGCGACCAAACATCGCCCTTAGGTACAGCTGTAATAGGCGGCCTTATCTTTTCCATCTTCTCCAGCCTGGTTATTTTGCCGTTAATGTACCAGTTCTCCATAGGTAACCGGCCGGTGCCTGTTATCTCTTTAGATCCGGATGATCCGCAAAGCAAATATCAACCCCTAACCGAAAATCAATCATGAAAGCTATCAATTATATATTCTTAGTCCCTGTTTGCCTTTTGGCGGCCTGTGGTGGCAACCAGGCCGAAAAAGCAGCCCCCCAGGGCTTGCCGGAAAAGCCGGTGGTTAAACTGTTAACCCTGAAACCAGAACCCATTGCCAACAAACTGAACCTCACCGGTGAAATTATCCCCTTCGATCGCGCCAATATTTATGCCCGTACACCGGGCTATGTGAAGGAAGTAAAGGTTGATATCGGCTCAAAAGTTACTAAAGGCCAGGTTTTATGCGTCCTTGATGCTCCCGAATTAAAAGCGGCACAGGCGCAAAGCCAAAGTAACAGCATGGGCACAAAGTCAAAATATGAATCCAGCAAATCAACTTATTTAAGGTTGTTAAAGGCTGCGCAAACGCCCGGCGCTGTTGCCGATAACGAACTGGAAATTGCACACAACCAAATGCGGACAGATAGTGCTGTTTACCAGGCTTCCCGTTCGGCTACCCAGGCCAATAAAGCGATAGAAGATTACCTGGTGATCCGGTCGCCTTTTAACGGTGTGGTTACAGCCAGGAACATATTTAAAGGAGATTTTGTAGATAATACCGGTAAAACGTTGCTGTTCCGTGTTGAGGATAATTCGTCGTTAAGGGTTGATGTGGCCGTGCCGGAGGCATATAATTCCACCACGCTAAAAGATAATGAAGCAAGTTTTACGGTATCGGCCAATCCCGGCCAGGTGTTTAAAGCCAAACTGGCACGAAAATCAGATGCCATTGACCCGCAAACGCGAAGTGAAACCTGGGAGCTTACCTTTCCAAATGCAAACGGTTTACTTAAACCCGGCATGTTCGCCCAAATCGTATTGCCGGTCAGCCGTCCCAAAGAGGGCTTCCTGGTGCCATTTAAAGCAGTGGTATCTACCCAGGAACGCAAGTTTGTGATCAGGGTGGTAAACGGAAAAACCCAATGGGTAGATGTAAAGACCGGTTTTACCGGCAAGGAAAAGACCGAGATAGCCGGCGATTTGATGCCTGGCGACCAGCTGGTGGCACAGGCCAATGAGGAACTGAAAGAAGGCACAACGGTGCAGGTAAAGCATTAGCTAAAAAGGCAAATATTGTAGCCTGGCAAATATGCACAACGAGGAGAAATACCCATGGAAGAGCAATTAACCAAACAACAACCGGCTTATTCATTGCTGGATATTACAAAATACTTTTTAAAACTGGGCACCTGGGGTTTTGGCGGCCCGGTAGCTTTGGTAGGGTATATGCAACGCGACCTTGTTGAGCAAAAAGACTGGCTAACGGCCGAAGAATATAAAGAAGGATTGGCTTTAGCGCAGCTGGCTCCCGGGCCTTTAGCGGCTCAGTTGGGTATCTATATAGGCTTTGTTCACTATGGCCTTATCGGTGCAACGCTTACAGGCCTGGCTTTTGTACTGCCTTCCTTTATCATGGTGGTGCTGTTAGGCATGGCATACAAGCTTTATGGCGGCTTAACCTGGATGCAGGCAGTATTTTATGGAGTAGGTGCAGCGGTTATTGGTATCATCGCCATGAGCGCCTATAAACTAACTGTTAAATCTATCAGCAAGTTTGAACCGGCTGCCATGAAATCCAAATGGCTGTTGTGGCTTTTTTATATAGCCGGTGTTGTAATTACGATTATTACCGAAAGAGAAGAAATATTATTGTTCCTGGGTTGCGGCATCATGTATATGGTTATCAAAGCGCCGCCCCGGTGGGTCAAAAAGCCGGCGGTACTGCCGGCCGGAATATTGATAAGTACCGGTTTCTGGAAATATGACGGAAAGACTTTGCAGGAGATTGCCTGGTTTTTTGCAAAAGCGGGTGCGTTTGTATTTGGCAGCGGCCTGGCCATTGTGCCGTTTTTGCATGGCGGTGTGGTAAAGGAGTTTGGCTGGCTAACAGAAAATCAATTTGTAGATGCGGTTGCCGTAGCTATGATCACGCCGGGACCCGTGGTTATCACGGTTGGGTTTATCGGTTATCTTGTTGCCGGTTTTCCGGGAGCATGTGTGGCCGCGTTAGCTACTTTTTTGCCTTGTTATTTATTCACTGTCGCTTTAGCGCCATCTTTTAAAAAGATCGCCAAAAATATCAGCATCAAAGCATTTGTAGAGGGCATCACCGCATCGGTAATAGGCGCCCTGGTAGGGTCGGTAATTATTATCGGGTTACGGTCAATTGTTGATATCCCTACAGCGCTGATTGCTTTAGCTACCGTAGTTGCACTTATTTATATCAAAAAAATACAGGAACCTTATATTATTGGTATAGCTGCCGTTATTGGGTTAATCATCAAAATCAGTAGTTAAAATGCTAAAACCGGTATCAAATTTTCGGTGAGGTGGCGTGATCAAGGCTTGCTAACCTTGTATAATGCTTTTTTCAATCTTTGATCGGCATAAAAAATATCTTTATAAGTAACCAGCTGCCCGTTCCGGATATCGCAGGTGAGGTAAGTAAGCGAGACTGGAATGGACTGCTTTTTGCCGATGTTTGTTAGCAAGGCCAAAAGCTTAGCGCCGCGGACAACATTAACCTGGATAATGGCTGTATCCTGGCCAACAACGGGTGTTATTATAACCGGTTCTCCTTGCTTTTGATAGCCCGGCCTGCTTACCTGCAAAAATACATGCCCTTTAGCTGTGGTGATGTTGATTGCCGAATAATCCAGGCCTGTCGCCAACAGATCCATACCCGGTTTGTCTATTTTTATTTTGAAGTATTGATCGCCGGTTTTGGTATGCACAGTTAATATACCTGAAGGGATGTTGATATCAACAGGTGTTTTTTTCCTGTTGCTGTACCAGCGCAGGCGCTCCATATTGATGGCTACCCGTTGCACGTCGGCTTCACTAAACTCGTAACAATCCAGTTCATAAAGTCCTTTCATCAAATACATTTGATGTTTCAGGGACGCGTAAGCTTTGGATTGAGGTTGCACCTTGCTGATCTCTTTTTCAAATTGCTGGCTTTTAAGTGCATTGATCAGCACCTTTTCGGCATTAAACTCGCTTTTAATTCCCGAGTCGATTTTTGCGGTAGGGTAATTCGGGTTAAGCCGGCCATAATGCAGGTTGTTTTCAAAAGCAATTATGGCATCGGTTAACAGGATGTCGAACATCGCTTTTTGCCTGTTGCTAACCGGGCTTGAGCTTGATCTGAGTAGCTTCAACTTATCGTATAATAACTGATCTGGATGATAATCGGCGTGTTTTAGCCCGTAGGTAACCACACAATCAAGCAACAGCATAGCATCGGTAGCATGAGTTTTAACGGTGTCTGGCGCTATCCAGGCCAGCTTGAAGCCGGTTTGCCGGTAAACGCGCTGAACACTGTTTGGGAAGTATAATTCTTTGCGGTGTATCGCCAGCTGGGCTTTTATAGCTGTTGCTATGGATGTATCTTTTCGGGCACTGTATGCCGCGGCCTCTGGTGCAGCGCCGATTAACAATAACAACAAAGTTACTCCTGCCGAAAAGAAAAACAAGCGGTGATATTTTTGCATCTTTATCTGGTTTTAGCTTTATAAAGATCGTGCTAAAACCTGCCATTGTTCATGATGGCCGTCATGGAAAAAACTGACATTGGGCACAAAACGGCCAATCAATTAACAACTAATATACAGATACCTTGTTACAGGCTATACATTTTCTCGTAATATTCGGCTGCCAGCCGTCCGGCTTCAAATGTGGGTACCACATCTGCGGCTGCCTGTTTCATGATGCCTAACCACTTTTTTGGAGCGCCATAATACATGGGCAGTACCGTTTTTTCCAGTACGTCCATCAGGTTCCTGTTTTCCTGGTTATCTTTTTCATGCGCCTGCAGCTCGTTGGATGCGGGCTGAACCAGGAAACAGTTTTTCATGTCTTTGGCAAACTCAGGTACCCAGCCATCTGGCAGGGAGAGGTTAATGCTGCCATTCATGGCCGCAGTCATGCCGCTGGTGCCCGATGCCTCGCGGTACATCCGCGGATTGTTAAGCCAAACATCCGATCCTTTTTTTAGCAAGGCCGATAAATGCAGCTCGTAACCGGTTAACACCGCACAGTTAGCAAATGCCCGCGTACGTGCGATGATCTGGTTGAATAAGGCGATAGAGCCTTCATCCTCCGGGTAGGGCTTGCCCGCCCAAATGATTTGTACAGGATATTTAGCATTATTTACCATGGCCACAAACCTTTCCCAGTCCTGCATTACCAGGTCGGCGCGTTTATAGCCGGCAAAACGGCGGGCCCATACAATAGTCAGCACATTGGGGTCAAACAATTTTCCGCACTGGTCTGCTATCACCCGGAACAGATCAAGCTTCATCGCCTTTTTACGGGCAACAATAGCTTCTGCATTATTCGCAGCGATGGCCTCATCTAAAGCGACATCTCGCCAATAGGCTTTATTTTGTGCGTTGGTAATGGCTATAATTTCGCAAACACCGGGATTATTGCCCCACATTTGCCGCGCTACTTCGCCATGAAGTTTAGATACGCCATTTGCTTTACCCGAGAACTTAAGCGCCGCGAGGGTGTAGTTAAAACTATCTCCGTCCATCCCTAACAACGATTTTGCCTCGTGCTCCTGTAAATGATAAAAAAACGACATTTTTTTTAGCAGGTCATATCTATGTGCTTCGTTACCGGCCATTTCGGGAGTATGGGTGGTAAAAACCACTCTTTTCTTCACTTCTTTCAGGCTTTTATATTTAGCGTACAGGTAAAAGTTTAATGATACCGAGTGCCCTTCGTTCATGTGGTAAATATCCGGTTCAAAGCCTAAAATGTCCAGCAACATAGCGCCGCCAACGCCTAAAATAATGGTTTGCGCTATCCGGGTTGCCTCGTTTGAATCGTATAGCCTATAGGTAATCGACTTAGAAACTTCATCGTTTTCCGGAACATTGGTACTCAATAAAAATATGGGCGCCGTACCAAATGTTTCGGGTTTTAACAACCAGGCTTTAACATGTACAGGCGCGTCATGCACCTGTACAGTAAAAACTATACCGGTATCCTGTAAAAAGGAATACTGCTTTTCAATAAATTCCGGCTTCATAAAGGCGTTGCCATCCCTCACCTGGTCATAATAACCGTATTTCCACAGCATACCTATGCCTACCATGTTTTGCTTTAACTCATAAGCACTTCTTAAATGCGAGCCGGATAAGAAACCCAATCCGCCGCTATAAATTTTTAAAGCCTGGTCAACCGCGAATTCCATTGAAAAATAAGCAACGGATGTTTTGTATTTCTGATCCGGCTCATAGCCAAAAATATCTTGTTTATTCAGCATATTTAACTTTTAATCCTATAAGGTGTCCATTTAAAATACCTATCTTCCACTATCTGCTGTTCAACCAATTGGATATTGGCATCAACCAGATTTACATGTAAATCTTCGTAATGGTCTATCCTGTATTGCAATAATGCGGCCACACCGTCGTCGCCGCGTTTAATTAACTCATTTATGGATGTCAGGGCACCTTCCTTGGCTTTTTCCATAGCTTTTACCAAACTGGTTGTTTGATAATATTGCTCATAATCCGGCTGTAAAGTATAAATAACATTATGCCGGTCTGTCAATCGGGCACCAACCAGACTAAAGTCATTTGCCGGTATCATTTTTATTCCGGTGTCATTTTTATCAACGCGATAGCTGCGGTAATAGGTATGCATATCGGGCCTTACAACTACCTCTTGTTCTATTGTTTCCATTTCCAGTTAAGTATTTCGGGCATATCCTTGCCGTTGGCTTTAATATATTGCTTGTGTTTGGTAAGCTTATCTGTTAGGTACTGTTTAAGATAAACGCCTTTGCTGCCCGTTTGCGGCAGGCGGTCAATAACATCCATTACCAGGTGAAAGCGGTCCATTTCGTTAAGTACGGTCATGTCAAAAGAGGTGGTGATGGTGCCTTCCTCTTTATAACCCCGCACATGCATATTGGCATTGTTGGCGCGGTTATAGGTTAAGCGGTGTACCAGCCATGGATAGCCATGGAAAGCAAACACCACGGGCTTATCAATGGTGAACAACGCGTCATAATCTTTATCGCTGAGGCCATGCGTATGTTCGGTGCTTTTTTGAAGTTTAAACAGGTCTACAACGTTAACAACCCTTATTTTTAGCTCGGGCATGTGTTCCCTTAAAATCGATACCGCTGCAAGTGTTTCTAAAGTTGGCACATCGCCGCTGCAGGCCATCACCACATCCGGTCCGGCTTCCTGGTCGTTGCTGGCAAAATCCCAGATACCTATGCCGCGGGTACAATGCTCAACCGCCTGCTGCATATTAAGCCATTGCGGCGCTGGGTGTTTGCCGGCTACAATAACATTTACATAATGATAGCTGCGCAGGCAATGGTCCATTACCGATAACAGGCAGTTGGCATCGGGCGGTAAATAAACCCGCACAATGTTGGCTTTTTTGTTTACCACATGGTCAATAAAGCCGGGGTCCTGGTGAGTGAAGCCGTTATGGTCCTGCCGCCAAACGGTAGATGTTAATAAAATATTAAGGGATGCTATGCGCCTGCGCCAGGGCAGTTCGAGCGTTGTTTTTAACCATTTGGCATGCTGGTTAAACATCGAATCGACAATATGAATAAAGGCTTCGTAACAGTTAAACAGGCCATGCCTTCCGGTAAGCAGGTAGCCTTCCAGCCAGCCTTCGCATTGGTGCTCGCTCAGCATTTCCATTACGCTGCCATCTGCTGCCAGGAATTCATCGTACGGAATTATCGGCGCGTCCCATTGGCGGTTGGTTACCTCAAACACTGCATCCAGCCGGTTTGATACCGTTTCATCCGGGCCAAATATCCTGAAGTTTCGTTTTTCCTGGTTTGCCTTGATCACATCGCGTAAAAAGCGCCCGCTTACGTAAGTATCACCTTCGCCGTTAACGCCGGGGCTTTCCACCGTGGTGGCGTAGTCCCTAAAATCGGGCAGTCGCAAATCGCGCAGTAAATTACCGCCATTGGTATGCGGATTGGCACCCATCCGGCGGTCGCCTTTTGGCGCAAGCTCGGCCAGTTCGGGCACCAGTTTGCCCTGTTCGTCAAATAATTCTTCGGGCTGGTAACTTTTCATCCAGTCTTCCAGCATTTGTAAATGTTCGGGCGGTGCCGAGGCGGAAACTGCCAGCGGGATCTGGTGCGAACGGAAGTTGCCTTCAATTTTATGGCCATCCACTTCCTTAGGCCCTGTCCAGCCTTTGGGCGACCGTAACACGATCATCGGCCAGCGCGGGCGTTCGGTATTGGGTTGTTCGGCATCATATTTTATTTGTTTAATGCGGTCAACCGCATAGTCAAGCGCGGCCGCCATGTCCTTGTGCATTTGCTCAGGGTCTTCGCCTTCTACAAAAATGGGGTTCCAGCCGTAGCCGCGGAATAGTTGCTCCAACTCTTCATGGGTGATGCGGGCTAAAACCGTTGGGTTCGAGATCTTATAACCGTTCAGGTGCAGTATAGGCAGTACAGTTCCGTCGGTAAGCGGGTTCAGGAATTTATTGGAATGCCAGGCTGTTGCCAAAGGGCCGGTTTCAGCTTCGCCATCGCCTACAACACAGGCAACCACCAGGTCGGGATTATCCAGCACAGCGCCAAATGAATGGCTTAAGGAATAACCCAGTTCGCCACCTTCGTGGATAGAGCC
The genomic region above belongs to Mucilaginibacter sp. KACC 22773 and contains:
- a CDS encoding efflux RND transporter periplasmic adaptor subunit, coding for MKAINYIFLVPVCLLAACGGNQAEKAAPQGLPEKPVVKLLTLKPEPIANKLNLTGEIIPFDRANIYARTPGYVKEVKVDIGSKVTKGQVLCVLDAPELKAAQAQSQSNSMGTKSKYESSKSTYLRLLKAAQTPGAVADNELEIAHNQMRTDSAVYQASRSATQANKAIEDYLVIRSPFNGVVTARNIFKGDFVDNTGKTLLFRVEDNSSLRVDVAVPEAYNSTTLKDNEASFTVSANPGQVFKAKLARKSDAIDPQTRSETWELTFPNANGLLKPGMFAQIVLPVSRPKEGFLVPFKAVVSTQERKFVIRVVNGKTQWVDVKTGFTGKEKTEIAGDLMPGDQLVAQANEELKEGTTVQVKH
- a CDS encoding chromate transporter, which produces MEEQLTKQQPAYSLLDITKYFLKLGTWGFGGPVALVGYMQRDLVEQKDWLTAEEYKEGLALAQLAPGPLAAQLGIYIGFVHYGLIGATLTGLAFVLPSFIMVVLLGMAYKLYGGLTWMQAVFYGVGAAVIGIIAMSAYKLTVKSISKFEPAAMKSKWLLWLFYIAGVVITIITEREEILLFLGCGIMYMVIKAPPRWVKKPAVLPAGILISTGFWKYDGKTLQEIAWFFAKAGAFVFGSGLAIVPFLHGGVVKEFGWLTENQFVDAVAVAMITPGPVVITVGFIGYLVAGFPGACVAALATFLPCYLFTVALAPSFKKIAKNISIKAFVEGITASVIGALVGSVIIIGLRSIVDIPTALIALATVVALIYIKKIQEPYIIGIAAVIGLIIKISS
- the glgP gene encoding alpha-glucan family phosphorylase, whose product is MLNKQDIFGYEPDQKYKTSVAYFSMEFAVDQALKIYSGGLGFLSGSHLRSAYELKQNMVGIGMLWKYGYYDQVRDGNAFMKPEFIEKQYSFLQDTGIVFTVQVHDAPVHVKAWLLKPETFGTAPIFLLSTNVPENDEVSKSITYRLYDSNEATRIAQTIILGVGGAMLLDILGFEPDIYHMNEGHSVSLNFYLYAKYKSLKEVKKRVVFTTHTPEMAGNEAHRYDLLKKMSFFYHLQEHEAKSLLGMDGDSFNYTLAALKFSGKANGVSKLHGEVARQMWGNNPGVCEIIAITNAQNKAYWRDVALDEAIAANNAEAIVARKKAMKLDLFRVIADQCGKLFDPNVLTIVWARRFAGYKRADLVMQDWERFVAMVNNAKYPVQIIWAGKPYPEDEGSIALFNQIIARTRAFANCAVLTGYELHLSALLKKGSDVWLNNPRMYREASGTSGMTAAMNGSINLSLPDGWVPEFAKDMKNCFLVQPASNELQAHEKDNQENRNLMDVLEKTVLPMYYGAPKKWLGIMKQAAADVVPTFEAGRLAAEYYEKMYSL
- a CDS encoding phosphoketolase family protein, which translates into the protein METEILDIEQAELSPELLRKIHAYWRAANYISVGQLYLHHNPLLKEPLKLGHVKNMLLGHWGTTPGQNFIYTHLNRIINKYDLNMIYVSGPGHGGPAVVAGTYLEGTYTEVYPDITQDEDGLRKLFTRFSYPGGISSHASPQTPGSIHEGGELGYSLSHSFGAVLDNPDLVVACVVGDGEAETGPLATAWHSNKFLNPLTDGTVLPILHLNGYKISNPTVLARITHEELEQLFRGYGWNPIFVEGEDPEQMHKDMAAALDYAVDRIKQIKYDAEQPNTERPRWPMIVLRSPKGWTGPKEVDGHKIEGNFRSHQIPLAVSASAPPEHLQMLEDWMKSYQPEELFDEQGKLVPELAELAPKGDRRMGANPHTNGGNLLRDLRLPDFRDYATTVESPGVNGEGDTYVSGRFLRDVIKANQEKRNFRIFGPDETVSNRLDAVFEVTNRQWDAPIIPYDEFLAADGSVMEMLSEHQCEGWLEGYLLTGRHGLFNCYEAFIHIVDSMFNQHAKWLKTTLELPWRRRIASLNILLTSTVWRQDHNGFTHQDPGFIDHVVNKKANIVRVYLPPDANCLLSVMDHCLRSYHYVNVIVAGKHPAPQWLNMQQAVEHCTRGIGIWDFASNDQEAGPDVVMACSGDVPTLETLAAVSILREHMPELKIRVVNVVDLFKLQKSTEHTHGLSDKDYDALFTIDKPVVFAFHGYPWLVHRLTYNRANNANMHVRGYKEEGTITTSFDMTVLNEMDRFHLVMDVIDRLPQTGSKGVYLKQYLTDKLTKHKQYIKANGKDMPEILNWKWKQ